One Fusarium falciforme chromosome 1, complete sequence genomic window carries:
- a CDS encoding C3H1-type domain-containing protein, producing MTPRPLFFLIRPGLEQITPNGQVLVRPGTAVPLIPADMLPEWLEIIGVPRYLPQERTEDMINLGPFHAEAGTYQLKFASISDDSEKEQLYSDDDASTTCPSKTEPSSSPPPSEAGELEDKAKPTLALPAPKKLKPAQGLASSRHNPLNNSQELEHTMTTSPTPVMTSPCRHWCRYGACRWGLSCRFKHAMPTTPEGLAEVGLETFPDWWLQARGVMPMPPEVIRAAETRKSVKKRKQKVVSQRQVNDGGQQGQKIMNRPVVDANVTVVREIKGGQKMEAAEGMLIEI from the coding sequence ATGACTCCCAGGCCTCTATTCTTTCTGATCAGGCCTGGCCTGGAGCAAATCACTCCCAACGGCCAGGTTCTCGTCCGTCCTGGAACAGCTGTTCCTCTCATCCCCGCTGACATGCTCCCCGAATGGCTGGAAATCATCGGAGTCCCCCGGTATCTGCCCCAAGAGCGGACAGAAGACATGATCAACCTGGGACCCTTTCACGCCGAGGCCGGGACTTACCAGTTGAAGTTTGCCTCTATCTCAGATGATAGCGAAAAGGAGCAGTTGTActccgacgacgatgcctcGACCACTTGCCCTTCCAAGACCGAACCCAGCTCTTCCCCGCCACCTTCTGAAGCCGGCGAGCTTGAGGACAAGGCAAAGCCTACACTGGCCTTGCCGGCTCCAAAGAAGCTCAAACCCGCGCAGGGCCTCGCCTCGAGCCGGCACAACCccctcaacaacagccaGGAGCTAGAGCACACAATGACTACGTCGCCGACTCCAGTTATGACATCCCCGTGCCGACATTGGTGCCGCTACGGGGCGTGCAGATGGGGGCTCTCATGCCGATTCAAACACGCCATGCCGACGACACCCGAGGGTCTCGCAGAGGTTGGACTCGAGACGTTCCCGGACTGGTGGCTCCAAGCACGGGGTGTCATGCCAATGCCACCAGAGGTGATTCGTGCCGCAGAAACGCGCAAGTCGgtcaagaagaggaagcagaAGGTGGTGTCTCAGCGTCAGGTCAACGATGGTGGACAGCAGGGGCAAAAGATTATGAATCGACCAGTGGTGGATGCCAATGTGACGGTGGTCAGAGAGATCAAGGGTGGACAGAAAATGGAAGCAGCGGAAGGGATGCTAATTGAGATCTAA
- a CDS encoding ATP synthase subunit e, mitochondrial, with the protein MASTGVNVLRWSALGLGVFYGFTHQRAIFAAQKAEHAQHEYEKKEKLIQQAKAEFAKQKNPTSAADSVITDPADPKFDLEKLLLKVAKENP; encoded by the exons ATGGCTTCGACCGGAGTGAAC GTTTTGCGGTGGTCCGCCCTCGGCCTGGGCGTCTTCTACGGCTTCACCCACCAGCGGGCTATCTTCGCTGCCCAAAAAGCCGAGCACGCCCAGCACGAgtacgagaagaaggagaagttgATCCAGCAGGCCAAGGCGGAGTTTGCGAAGCAGAAGAACCCTACATCAGCTGCTGACTCTG TGATTACCGACCCCGCGGATCCCAAGTtcgacctcgagaagctgctgctgaagGTTGCCAAGGAGAACCCTTAA
- a CDS encoding Alpha-1,2-Mannosidase translates to MILLSQPSLSPSTALVAAFAGIILLWHLLSTSASLSAPKTSGLEFIPSSFNWSTLPQFHPPSSIKPLPTDKPRKLPQVQANQGRFHLTSTTKSRQKAVRDEFLRSYRSYKQYAWMRDELTPISANGKDTFGGWAATLVDSLDTLWIMDLKEEFNEAAQAAATLNWGETHDGAVNLFETTIRHLGGLLSAYELSGEEVLLKKAVELGEMLYVAFDTPNRLPGFWLNFEDARTGKQVAGVHDPSASPSSLVMEFTKLSQLTGDPKFYDATDRVTQFLVTIQNDTRLPGMWPLCLNFQNEQANDNTFSLGALADSLYEYLPKMHALLGGLDTNYESMYRMASDTVIKHLLYRPMLPEKDDILFSGDVHVNDDKAELVTESQHLTCFAGGMFALAGKLLNIEEHVDIGERLARGCGWAYKAFPTGMMPEIFNLVSCPTLEPCEWEKERWVPEKESLSPGFRNARDPRYILRPEAIESIFIMYRITADPQWQDMAWDMFQAIVRYTTTPHANAAIEDVTNTETAQTDSMESFWLSETLKYFYLIFSPPDLVNLDEYVLNTEAHPFRRP, encoded by the exons ATGATCTTGCTCTCGCAACCATCCTTATCGCCAAGCACGGCGCTGGTCGCCGCTTTTGCCGGGATAATATTGCTTTGGCACCTTCTATCTACTTCTGCGTCTTTGTCTGCGCCTAAGACGAGCGGCCTGGAGTTTATACCAAGCTCCTTCAATTGGTCTACTCTGCCGCAATTtcatcctccttcatccatcAAGCCCTTGCCGACGGATAAGCCTCGCAAGTTACCCCAAGTCCAGGCCAACCAGGGCAGATTCCACCTAACTTCAACTACCAAGAGCCGCCAAAAGGCCGTCCGTGATGAGTTTCTACGCAGCTACAGGTCATACAAGCAGTATGCATGGATGAGGGATGAGCTGACGCCCATCTCCGCCAATGGAAAGGACACCTTTGGAGGATGGGCGGCAACCTTAGTGGATTCTCTGGACACCCTTTGGATTATGGACCTTAAGGAGGAATTCAATGAGGCTGCTCAAGCGGCTGCCACGCTCAACTGGGGTGAAACTCACGATGGCGCCGTCAACTTGTTTGAGACGACGATCCGTCACCTTGGAGGTCTTCTTAGCGCCTACGAACTAAGCGGCGAGGAGGTTCTACTCAAGAAGGCCGTCGAACTCGGCGAGATGCTCTACGTCGCCTTTGACACCCCCAATCGTCTGCCTGGCTTCTGGCTCAACTTTGAAGACGCCCGGACTGGAAAGCAGGTTGCCGGCGTCCACGACCCGTCTGCGTCCCCTAGctccttggtgatggaaTTCACAAAGCTCTCGCAGCTCACCGGCGATCCCAAGTTCTACGATGCTACAGATCGCGTGACGCAGTTCCTGGTGACAATCCAGAACGACACGCGCTTACCGGGAATGTGGCCTCTCTGCCTCAACTTTCAGAATGAGCAAGCAAACGACAACACCTTCTCCCTCGGAGCACTAGCCGACTCCCTTTATGAGTATCTACCGAAGATGCACGCGCTACTGGGCGGCTTGGATACGAATTACGAGTCTATGTATCGTATGGCCTCTGATACCGTCATCAAGCATCTTCTCTACCGACCTATGCTACCAGAGAAGGATGACATTCTATTCTCTGGTGACGTTCACgtcaacgacgacaaggccgagtTGGTCACCGAGAGTCAACATCTCACCTGCTTTGCCGGAGGCATGTTTGCATTGGCCGGAAAGCTCCTAAACATCGAGGAGCATGTTGATATTGGAGAGAGACTTGCCCGAGGCTGCGGGTGGGCATACAAGGCATTTCCCACGGGCATGATGCCCGAGATTTTCAACCTTGTGTCTTGCCCGACCCTCGAGCCGTGCGAATGGGAAAAGGAACGATGGGTCCCTGAGAAGGAATCTCTCTCCCCAGGCTTTCGGAATGCCCGGGACCCGCGATATATCCTCCGGCCGGAAGCCATCGAGAGCATCTTCATTATGTATCGGATCACGGCCGATCCCCAGTGGCAGGACATGGCGTGGGATATGTTCCAAGCCATCGTCCGCTACACCACCACCCCGCATGCCAATGCGGCCATCGAGGATGTCACTAATACAGAGACTGCCCAAACCGATTCGATGGAG AGTTTCTGGCTATCCGAGACCCTCAAGTATTTTTACCTCATCTTCTCACCCCCAGACTTGGTGAACCTAGATGAGTATGTGTTGAATACAGAAGCCCACCCTTTCCGACGACCATAG
- a CDS encoding Aldo-ket-red domain-containing protein, giving the protein MPQILGKEVGALGYGLMGLTWRPTPPPLDQAIEAMRTALENGCNVWNGAEFYGTPEYNSMTLLKHYFTKYPEDADKVFLVIKGGHDLDNHMPNGTPEGIRRSLDNIISQLGGTKKVDAFACSRRDPNVSLEETFGVIQKEYIDTGKIGGISLSECSAQTIHEAAKITKIVAVEVELSMFSIDILRNGVAEACAEHDIPVLAYAPIGRGMLSGRFKDASEFKELGIVSIMPRFQPEAFQHNLKLVQEVEALAKKKDCTPAQLAIAWARGLSKRHHLPTIIPIPGASTAARVRENTQYFQLTEEEMQAIRPLVDSFEAAGARYPAGVPMET; this is encoded by the exons ATGCCTCAGATTCTTGGAAAGGAAGTCGGTGCCCTTGGCTATGGCCTCATGG GCCTCACGTGGCGTCCTACTCCTCCCCCTCTGGACCAGGCTATCGAGGCCATGCGCACTGCCCTCGAAAACGGATGCAACGTCTGGAACGGCGCCGAGTTCTACGGCACTCCCGAGTACAACTCCATGACACTTCTCAAGCACTACTTCACCAAGTATCCCGAGGATGCTGACAaggtcttcctcgtcatcaagggTGGTCACGATCTCGACAACCACATGCCCAACGGCACACCCGAGGGCATCCGGCGATCTCTTGACAACATCATCAGCCAACTCGGTGGAACTAAGAAGGTTGATGCCTTTGCCTGCTCGAGAAGAGACCCTAACGTCTCCCTCGAGGAGACCTTTGGCGTCATCCAGAAGGAGTACATCGACACGGGTAAGATCGGTGGCATCTCTCTCTCCGAGTGCAGCGCCCAGACCATTcacgaggctgccaagatcaccaagatcgttgccgtcgaggttgagctgaGCATGTTCTCCATCGACATCCTCAGAAACGGGGTTGCCGAAGCTTGTGCTGAGCATGACATCCCAGTTCTGGCCTATGCGCCTATTGGCCGTGGT ATGCTCTCTGGTCGATTCAAGGATGCTTCCGAGTTCAAGGAATTGGGTATTGTCTCCATCATGCCACGCTTCCAGCCCGAAGCCTTCCAGCACAACCTCAAGCTCGTCCAAGAAGTCGAGGCTCTCGCCAAAAAGAAGGACTGCACCCCAGCCCAGCTGGCAATTGCCTGGGCGAGGGGGCTCAGCAAGCGCCATCATCTACCTACCATCATCCCCATCCCGGGAGCCAGCACAGCGGCCCGAGTCAGGGAGAACACTCAGTACTTCCAgctcaccgaggaggagatgcagGCTATCCGGCCACTGGTGGACAgctttgaggctgctggtgCCCGTTACCCTGCGGGAGTGCCCATGGAGACCTAA